A region of Mesoplodon densirostris isolate mMesDen1 chromosome 11, mMesDen1 primary haplotype, whole genome shotgun sequence DNA encodes the following proteins:
- the CCDC59 gene encoding thyroid transcription factor 1-associated protein 26: protein MAPVRHAARGQTGSFGSRGEGVSLVGFRNKNMKRRRWRPNHPQAFAGSVREGQGFAFRRKLKIQQNYKKLIWREKKAKTSRESQFTDRYPDHLKHLYLAEEERLRKQLRKADQSLLEQVDQSLSEEQVDQPLSEEQCSTDEALSEEHCSIEQPHPEEQCSISINSITIPKKNKKKTSNQKAQEEYEQIQAKRAAKRQEFERRKQEREEAQRLYKKKKMEVFRILSKKTKKGQPNLNLQMEYLLKKIQEKN, encoded by the exons ATGGCGCCGGTAAGGCATGCAGCAAGGGGGCAGACAGGGAGCTTTGGGTCGCGTGGCGAAGGAGTTTCACTGGTCGGATTCAGAAATAAGAATATGAAACGGAGGAGGTGGCGACCTAATCATCCGCAAGCCTTCGCGGGGAGCGTTCGCGAGG GACAAGGCTTTGCATTtcgaagaaaactaaaaattcagCAAAATTACAAGAAATTGATATGGAGGGAAAAGAAGGCTAAAACCTCACGGGAATCCCAGTTCACAGATCGGTACCCTGATCATCTGAAACATCTCTATTTAGCTGAAGAGGAAAGACTCAGGAAGCAGCTTAGAAAAGCTGACCAGTCTTTGTTAGAACAAGTTGACCAGTCTCTGTCAGAAGAACAAGTTGACCAGCCTTTGTCAGAAGAGCAGTGTAGCACCGACGAGGCTTTGTCTGAAGAACATTGTAGCATTGAGCAGCCTCATCCAGAAGAACAATGTAGCATAAGCATAAA TTCCATTACtattccaaagaaaaataaaaagaaaacatcaaatcaaaaagcacaggaagagtatGAGCAGATACAAGCTAAGCGTGCTGCTAAGAGACAA GAATTTGAGAGgagaaaacaagagagagaagaagCTCAAAGGCtctacaaaaagaagaaaatggaagtgtTCAGAATATTGAGCAAAAAGACTAAAAAGGGGCAACCAAACTTGAATTTACAAATGGAGtatcttctaaaaaaaatacaagaaaaaaattag